Below is a window of Spirochaetaceae bacterium DNA.
CTTCTCGGGCACGCCGCCGAACCACTCGAAGGCATGGACGTGGCAGGCGAAGAAGGTCTGCTGCTTCTGATCGAAGACCACCTCGCGATACGCCCGGCGGGAGTGGCGCAACCGGCCTGAGAACACCCAGGTGCGTTTGCGCGAACGCGTGGCGGCATCCCAGGTGAGCCCCAGGTGCCCGAAGTCCACCTCCATCACCTCGCCCGGCTTCGTCTCGCGGCGCATCACCGGTCGCACCGGTGACGGGAACTGCCGGTGGATGTAGCGCCGCACCGTGGTTTCCGAGTATTCCACTCCGCGCTGCTGCAGCACCTCGTGGATCACCAGGAAGCTGTAGCCGTCCCGGTGCCATGCCTTGATCCGGTCGCGGTGAGCATCGAGCGGGTGGCTGCGGCCATCCGTGCCGTCGCGCTGCTCGTGATACACTTCCTGGAGTTGGTGCTCCGATGGCAGCTCGCGCTTGGCATCCAGCCGTCCCTCTTGCCCGGCGAGTTCCAGTACCCTGCGGATTACCCGCCGATGCTTGCCGGTCTCGCGTTTGATCGCCTTGATCGACTGCTTCATTCTCAGTCGTCGGACGATGTCCTGTAGTTCCATGGGCGATGTCCTCCTGGCCATCTGATATCTGACCTCCCTCACGTGGTTCGTTGTTTGCACGCACGAACCGTGCACCGTGAGGGGGGTCCTTTTGGATGCCGAGGAGGGGGGTCCTTTTCAGTGCCGACCTAGCGTGAGTTTCCTAGTTATTTCGGGTGGCTGGTAGTCTGAGTGGATAAGTGATTTGAGGATAGCAAGTTACTCGCTATCCTGTCGGACGGGGCTTGTATACACTGACCGTGGTGCCGTCAGGGATGGGCGTGTCGGTATACG
It encodes the following:
- the istA gene encoding IS21 family transposase, whose protein sequence is MELQDIVRRLRMKQSIKAIKRETGKHRRVIRRVLELAGQEGRLDAKRELPSEHQLQEVYHEQRDGTDGRSHPLDAHRDRIKAWHRDGYSFLVIHEVLQQRGVEYSETTVRRYIHRQFPSPVRPVMRRETKPGEVMEVDFGHLGLTWDAATRSRKRTWVFSGRLRHSRRAYREVVFDQKQQTFFACHVHAFEWFGGVPEKVTPDNLKAAVIVASFEDPLVNRAYRELAVHYGFLISPCLPRRPEHKDYASHCTSCGVCDATSGKRRRFASLRPCVLTGGSLPGST